A portion of the Candidatus Pristimantibacillus lignocellulolyticus genome contains these proteins:
- a CDS encoding AAA family ATPase, translating into MFLRSLEIMNKTNINNYPFTIPAIRSLGALQFEKNVTFFVGENGSGKSTILEAIAYQCGFNTAGGSKNNSYEVDASHSVLGDHMRLSWMPKVTNGFFMRAETFYHFASHLDTMPESLRHYGGRSLHEQSHGEAFLSLFSHRFGKQAIYILDEPEAALSPARQLALLRIIREMENDTQFIIATHSPILLGYPNAQILNFDAQPVQNIRYEDTLHYIITRRFLENKDKVLSEVFDD; encoded by the coding sequence ATGTTTTTGCGTAGCCTTGAGATTATGAATAAAACGAATATCAATAACTATCCATTTACCATTCCAGCTATTAGAAGTTTAGGAGCACTACAATTTGAGAAAAACGTAACTTTCTTTGTAGGAGAGAATGGTTCAGGGAAGTCAACGATACTTGAAGCAATAGCGTACCAGTGTGGCTTCAATACGGCAGGTGGAAGCAAGAATAACAGCTATGAGGTAGATGCTTCACACTCTGTGTTGGGTGATCATATGCGGTTATCTTGGATGCCCAAAGTTACAAATGGTTTTTTTATGCGAGCAGAAACGTTCTACCATTTTGCTTCACACCTTGATACGATGCCGGAGAGTTTGCGACATTATGGTGGTCGCTCTTTACACGAACAATCACATGGAGAAGCATTTTTATCTCTATTCAGCCATCGATTTGGTAAACAGGCAATATATATATTGGATGAACCCGAAGCGGCTCTTTCACCTGCGAGACAGTTGGCACTATTACGAATTATTAGAGAGATGGAGAATGATACTCAGTTTATTATAGCTACACATTCTCCAATCTTACTTGGCTATCCCAATGCACAAATACTGAATTTTGATGCGCAACCTGTACAGAATATTCGATATGAAGATACGCTGCATTATATTATAACTAGACGTTTTCTTGAAAATAAAGATAAGGTATTAAGTGAAGTATTTGATGACTAA